The following are encoded together in the Onychostoma macrolepis isolate SWU-2019 chromosome 03, ASM1243209v1, whole genome shotgun sequence genome:
- the LOC131536777 gene encoding uncharacterized protein LOC131536777 isoform X2 → MSTPRLPETNGNIKTTLDIAMDVLSYLKEIVFLNEIEKNIEEECDIKKEHGDCWTADDIKRVWEKTEPMDITSEDRRHRALAIMTQLVKGWVYDECKRKAQSDLKEDAILDQKFGQMNLDDNLEQMEGEEKNPRCNMEENPGDRSSKDKAEPNKLTSTGGVEQHYGGDSSASKPSQTGHVAKKDKRLESESPNKSNSPTNYIRIPLSVLFSDESTSSEDIVSNSRPPYKLIDRVPELTTMSKKTSYVVLYNNQTKNAAWVYEILNRSILAKKCEKKKSVFKPDGSINSINSTPESKKKYGHSYDQGHHAAAANHTWSQDAYNDTYVFSNMSPQCKEQSP, encoded by the exons aTGTCTACACCACGACTTCCAGAAACTAATGGAAATATTAAAACCACTCTTGACATAGCTATGGATGTGTTATCATATTTGAAAGAGATTGTGTTCttaaatgaaattgaaaaaaatattgaagAGGAATGTGACATCAAAAAGGAGCATGGTGATTGCTGGACAGCTGATGACATTAAACGAGTTTGGGAGAAAACGGAACCAATGGATATAACCTCAGAAGACAGACGACACCGGGCTCTTGCTATAATGACGCAGCTGGTAAAAGGTTGGGTTTATGATGAGTGTAAAAGAAAAGCACAATCTGATCTGAAGGAGGATGCAATTTTAGACCAGAAGTTTGGGCAGATGAATTTGGATGATAACCTGGAACAAATGGAAGGTGAAGAAAAGAATCCAAGATGCAACATGGAAGAAAACCCAGGAGACAGATCATCTAAAGACAAAGCTGAACCAAACAAATTGACATCAACTGGGGGAGTTGAGCAGCATTATGGAGGAGATTCCAGTGCATCTAAACCCAGTCAAACAGGCCATGTTGCAAAAAAGGATAAAAGGTTGGAAAGTGAAAGCCCAAACAAATCCAATTCTCCAACCAACTACATACGGATCCCACTCTCAGTCTTGTTTAGTGATGAGTCAACCTCTAGTGAAGACATAGTTTCAAATTCCAGACCTCCATATAAATTAATAGACAGAGTTCCTGAACTTACTACAATGAGTAAAAAAACATCTTATGTTGTGTTATACAACAATCAAACCAAGAATGCTGCATGGGTGTATGAGATATTGAACAGGAGTATTTTAGCTAAAAAAtgtgagaagaaaaaaagtgtctTCAAACCGGATGGTTCAATTAATTCAATCAACTCAACACCTGAGAGCAAGAAAAAGTATGGACATTCCTATGACCAAGGTCATCATGCCGCTGCTGCCAATCACACGTGGAGTCAGGATGCCTATAATGACACCTATGTGTTCAGCAACATGTCACCACAGTGTAAGGAG CAAAGTCCATAA
- the LOC131536777 gene encoding uncharacterized protein LOC131536777 isoform X1: MSTPRLPETNGNIKTTLDIAMDVLSYLKEIVFLNEIEKNIEEECDIKKEHGDCWTADDIKRVWEKTEPMDITSEDRRHRALAIMTQLVKGWVYDECKRKAQSDLKEDAILDQKFGQMNLDDNLEQMEGEEKNPRCNMEENPGDRSSKDKAEPNKLTSTGGVEQHYGGDSSASKPSQTGHVAKKDKRLESESPNKSNSPTNYIRIPLSVLFSDESTSSEDIVSNSRPPYKLIDRVPELTTMSKKTSYVVLYNNQTKNAAWVYEILNRSILAKKCEKKKSVFKPDGSINSINSTPESKKKYGHSYDQGHHAAAANHTWSQDAYNDTYVFSNMSPQCKEVLQLLLHHQG; the protein is encoded by the exons aTGTCTACACCACGACTTCCAGAAACTAATGGAAATATTAAAACCACTCTTGACATAGCTATGGATGTGTTATCATATTTGAAAGAGATTGTGTTCttaaatgaaattgaaaaaaatattgaagAGGAATGTGACATCAAAAAGGAGCATGGTGATTGCTGGACAGCTGATGACATTAAACGAGTTTGGGAGAAAACGGAACCAATGGATATAACCTCAGAAGACAGACGACACCGGGCTCTTGCTATAATGACGCAGCTGGTAAAAGGTTGGGTTTATGATGAGTGTAAAAGAAAAGCACAATCTGATCTGAAGGAGGATGCAATTTTAGACCAGAAGTTTGGGCAGATGAATTTGGATGATAACCTGGAACAAATGGAAGGTGAAGAAAAGAATCCAAGATGCAACATGGAAGAAAACCCAGGAGACAGATCATCTAAAGACAAAGCTGAACCAAACAAATTGACATCAACTGGGGGAGTTGAGCAGCATTATGGAGGAGATTCCAGTGCATCTAAACCCAGTCAAACAGGCCATGTTGCAAAAAAGGATAAAAGGTTGGAAAGTGAAAGCCCAAACAAATCCAATTCTCCAACCAACTACATACGGATCCCACTCTCAGTCTTGTTTAGTGATGAGTCAACCTCTAGTGAAGACATAGTTTCAAATTCCAGACCTCCATATAAATTAATAGACAGAGTTCCTGAACTTACTACAATGAGTAAAAAAACATCTTATGTTGTGTTATACAACAATCAAACCAAGAATGCTGCATGGGTGTATGAGATATTGAACAGGAGTATTTTAGCTAAAAAAtgtgagaagaaaaaaagtgtctTCAAACCGGATGGTTCAATTAATTCAATCAACTCAACACCTGAGAGCAAGAAAAAGTATGGACATTCCTATGACCAAGGTCATCATGCCGCTGCTGCCAATCACACGTGGAGTCAGGATGCCTATAATGACACCTATGTGTTCAGCAACATGTCACCACAGTGTAAGGAG gttctacagcTACTTCTACATCATCAAGGGTAA
- the LOC131536777 gene encoding uncharacterized protein LOC131536777 isoform X4, which produces MYLSRAKKRTIAVALLVIRRKRAARKKRLWVHETLRSREQFGEFRLAKELRSHSDRFQVYFRLSREQFDSLLSRVGPRISRIHTNYREPVSSMERLAICLRYLATGDSYTTIASSYRVGISTVAGIVPDVSKAIWDSLVDEFLPVPETADWQEIALGFKERWNFPNCVDAMDGKHVVIQAPHNSGSQYFNYKGTYSVVLLAVVDARYLFRVVDVGAFGRNSDGETLAASAFGQALWEEKLHLPVVDRLRAAQAIEINGFHSAAQCIPRPV; this is translated from the exons ATGTATCTGTCCCGTGCTAAGAAGCGAACAATAGCAGTAGCCCTGTTAGTAATAAGAAGAAAGAGAGCAGCAAGGAAGAAGAGGCTGTGGGTGCATGAAACCCTGAGGTCCAGAGAACAGTTTGGGGAATTCAGGCTTGCAAAGGAGCTCCGTTCTCACAGCGACCGGTTCCAGGTGTACTTTCGGCTCAGTAGGGAGCAGTTCGACAGCTTGTTGAGCAGAGTCGGACCTAGAATCTCAAGGATCCATACAAATTACAGAGAGCCAGTTTCTTCAATGGAGCGTCTGGCAATTTGTCTGAG ATACCTGGCAACTGGTGACTCCTACACCACCATTGCTTCTAGTTACCGAGTAGGCATCTCCACTGTGGCAGGCATTGTGCCAGATGTGTCCAAGGCCATTTGGGACAGTCTGGTGGATGAATTTCTGCCTGTACCAGAGACTGCTGATTGGCAGGAGATCGCCCTTGGCTTCAAGGAGAGGTGGAACTTCCCCAATTGTGTGGATGCAATGGATGGGAAGCATGTGGTAATCCAGGCACCACATAATTCAGGTTCCCAGTATTTTAATTACAAGGGAACATACTCTGTTGTACTTCTGGCGGTTGTGGATGCAAGGTATCTTTTTAGGGTGGTGGATGTTGGAGCTTTTGGTCGGAACAGTGATGGAGAGACCCTTGCTGCCTCCGCTTTTGGACAAGCCCTGTGGGAAGAGAAGCTGCATCTCCCAGTAGTAGACCGCCTTCGCGCCGCGCAAGCCATTGAAATTAATGGATTTCATAGCGCAGCGCAGTGCATTCCGCGTCctgtgtga
- the LOC131536777 gene encoding uncharacterized protein LOC131536777 isoform X3, whose product MRNHRAKLQLGDEGTSSSRQFFTMDGLDEVAISTLKAANIGEDILPTLSREDIRDLFPGPEHFLRRKAIWLLTHKEEQGHIIAVEVQGSSADDEHTDSSKQDDPSTSKFLKLPSPEYVLFTDSELQHTRRTYFEQQRLGKEGDVTLSKELFCGLIRNTMTNMISIARASSDDYKYPTKYEVIAMGKRLVEYYPMIKDKSTGSRHEWDTVAKKLLKRLSNIRSPVKAKQPPSKRACQDREPSAAVASDYDADSSASTVNLSPPSRSSTPRQETFRTGFLSCLK is encoded by the exons ATGCGCAATCATCGCGCCAAACTGCAGTTAGGAGACGAAGGCACTTCCTCCTCCCGCCAGTTTTTCACCATGGATGGACTCGACGAGGTTGCGATTTCCACTCTTAAAG CTGCTAACATTGGAGAAGACATTTTACCAACTCTCTCACGGGAGGATATCCGAGATCTCTTTCCTGGTCCTGAGCACTTCCTGCGGCGCAAAGCCATTTGGCTTTTGACTCATAAGGAAGAACAG ggACACATCATTGCTGTTGAAGTCCAAGGTTCATCAGCAGACGACGAACATACTGACAGTTCAAAACAAGATGACCCCAGCACTTCAAAGTTTTTAAAGTTACCCAGCCCAGAATATGTTCTCTTCACTGACAGTGAACTACAACACACGAGACGCACATACTTTGAACAGCAGCGTCTTGGAAAAGAGGGTGACGTCACCTTATCGAAGGAGCTGTTCTGCGGGCTCATCCGAAATACCATGACAAACATGATATCAATTGCAAGAGCGTCTTCAGATGACTACAAATATCCCACTAAATATGAAGTTATTGCCATGGGAAAACGGTTAGTGGAATACTACCCTATGATAAAAGATAAGTCAACTGGATCTAGGCATGAGTGG GACACTGTTGCCAAAAAGCTCCTGAAGCGACTTTCAAATATCCGAAGTCCCGTGAAGGCCAAACAGCCTCCTTCCAAAAGAGCATGTCAGGACAGAGAACCTTCTGCTGCAGTGGCAAGCGACTATGACGCTGATTCCAGCGCGTCAACAGTCAATCTGTCACCACCTTCAAGATCAAGCACCCCACGGCAAGAAACGTTCCGCACAGGATTTCTAAGTTGCCTAAAATAA